A genomic segment from Aegilops tauschii subsp. strangulata cultivar AL8/78 chromosome 1, Aet v6.0, whole genome shotgun sequence encodes:
- the LOC109774799 gene encoding protein Rf1, mitochondrial: MRPCRTPLLDSTSPLSVLLLDHLHRNRPSPPPSASPPSAIWSPIAAFAAATKRARAGTLSPEDAHHLFDELLRQSIPVPNRFLNGFLAALARAPASEACGDGPALTVALFNRLCREEAGPCVEPPTYYTYSILMDSCCRVGRPDLGLAFFGRLLKSGLKADQITASSLLMCLCDAGRTNEAVDVLLHRISELGCEPNVIPYNIVLKSLCDSSRSQRALDLLQMMAQRACRSPNVVSYNTVIQGLFKEGQVSMACTFFFYEMMGLCLMW, translated from the coding sequence ATGCGCCCATGCCGGACGCCTCTCCTCGACTCCACCTCGCCGCTGTCCGTGCTCCTACTCGACCACCTCCACCGCAatcgcccctcccctcccccctcaGCCTCGCCGCCGTCAGCCATCTGGTCTCCCATCGCCGCATTCGCCGCTGCCACGAAGCGCGCCCGAGCCGGGACGCTCAGCCCTGAGGACGCACACCACCTGTTCGACGAATTGCTACGCCAGTCCATCCCGGTCCCCAACCGCTTCCTGAACGGCTTCCTTGCCGCCCTCGCCCGTGCCCCAGCCTCCGAAGCCTGCGGAGATGGCCCCGCCCTCACCGTCGCCCTCTTCAACCGCCTCTGCCGAGAAGAAGCCGGCCCTTGTGTAGAGCCGCCCACTTACTATACCTACAGCATTCTAATGGACAGCTGCTGCCGCGTGGGTCGCCCGGACCTTGGGCTTGCTTTCTTCGGCCGCCTACTCAAGTCAGGCCTCAAGGCAGACCAGATCACCGCCAGCAGCCTCCTCATGTGCCTCTGCGATGCAGGACGGACAAACGAGGCTGTGGACGTGCTGCTTCATAGGATCTCCGAGCTCGGCTGTGAGCCTAATGTCATCCCATACAACATAGTTCTTAAGAGCTTATGTGACAGTAGCAGGAGCCAGCGAGCTCTTGACCTGCTCCAGATGATGGCACAAAGAGCTTGCCGCTCCCCTAATGTGGTGTCATATAACACCGTCATTCAGGGCTTATTTAAGGAAGGCCAAGTAAGCATGGCGTGCACATTCTTCTTCTATGAAATGATGGGGTTATGCCTAATGTGGTGA